A region of Molothrus ater isolate BHLD 08-10-18 breed brown headed cowbird unplaced genomic scaffold, BPBGC_Mater_1.1 matUn_MA687, whole genome shotgun sequence DNA encodes the following proteins:
- the LOC118701192 gene encoding LOW QUALITY PROTEIN: retinal guanylyl cyclase 1-like (The sequence of the model RefSeq protein was modified relative to this genomic sequence to represent the inferred CDS: inserted 1 base in 1 codon; deleted 3 bases in 2 codons) gives MRPRGGGAADAAHPGGAGTSHGGGTGTSHGDISNGGISNGDISHGDISNGGISQDITSHGDISNGDISNGGISNGDISHGDISNGGICDGDISNGGISNGGISNGDISHGDISNGGISQDITSHVVASPVGTSPMVASVMGTFPMVASPRTSPPMVAPATGTSPAVVAPPMGTFPMVASPRLQLLRDISNGGISHGGISHGFSSYGGGTCNGDISSSGGISHDITSHGGTSHGGTCTRHISDSGAISHGDIFSRGGISRRDISNGGIFHRDVSSSGDTCHGGISNGGIYHGDVSYSDVSSIGGISHGGITSHSDISHRDISSSGGIYHGGISHGIISHRDISYSDVSNSDGTSSSGGISHDIISNGGISHGGISHSIISHRDISHGGGSSHGIISHGDNSFHSDISNGDISHGGGSAHGDTSHGGTCRGDTSHGDNSHGDDTCHGGGSSHGDISHGGTSKSDNTSRGGISSGGISSGGISRGDTSHNDVFHGGGTCHVMTPHGGTSHGGGTSKGDTSHMDVSSSDTCNGDICHCGGTSRGGGISNGGISNRDISCGGGTSHSGTSPMMVPLPTMVTPPTVTPPMVVASPMALTPPTMTFLRTWALAMALPPPVVVAPPTLTPPMVVTSPMALPPPTVVAPPTVTPPMTVTPTMMIPPTVTSFATSCGFPLSPIFTPSTHPFLLLLLLLLLVVPPSLAATFKVGVLGPWSCDPVLARALPDVASRLAVARLNRDPALTAGYWWDSVVMSEPCSTPQAVAGVVSAERYASAIVGPLNPAACGAAGLLAAAWNKPLVSWTCGAAGAAGGAAVTLLRPLPAPAAVLHAVLRYFRWAHVAVVAAPQDLWVDTGQEVAKELRAKGLPVTVVTVAGEEEEEAEEALRRVQRADGVRVVLMCMHSVLLGGREQKVLLEKAEDLGMTDGTFVFIPYDALTFALPYRRVPYPVLANNTKLRLAYDAVLTVTIDSPDASFHEXLDEAKKAYEVPADLDPAEVHPLFSTIYNSIYFLATAVEAARRSGRWVMGTSVADHARDFQLQGFCQTFTVDQDGAVSVPYVVLDTDGKGHHLWAVYGLEPGTRGLSYRSHSPHWPHSSSPATDAGCWFDSGAICNGGMDAGFVFFLFLLIAALGAAGAALACHIRRRILQAQLMKGPNKIILTMEDLTFINTQSSKQVDSSQASLAGQSGGGDTKSGPGSATPGPDTTNVAVAEDNAAAKGSSNLPLLLLLFNQQGLVASVQGDWVWLKKFPGDQHTEVKPATKLTFCKLRDLRHENVNLFLGFFHDCGIFAIVSEHCSRGSLEDLLRNEDMKLDWMFKSSLLIDLIKGVRYLHHRDVVHGRLKSRNCVVDGRFVLKVTDHGYNQLLEAQRVPAPPPQPHERLWTAPELLRDEALERRGSFRGDVYGIGIIMQEVICRSPPYCMLGLPPEEIIEKVQRPPPLCRPAVSADQAPLECIHLMKECWSEQPEKRPTIDQVFDQFKGINKGRKTNIIDSMLRMLEQYSSNLEDLIRERTEELEIEKQKTDKLLTQMLPPSVAEALKMGTPVEPEYFEEVTLYFSDIVGFTTISAMSEPIEVVDLLNDLYTLFDAIIGSHDVYKVETIGDAYMVASGLPKRNGNRHAGEIANMSLDILSSVGTFKMRHMPEVPVRIRIGLHSGPCVAGVVGLTMPRYCLFGDTVNTASRMESTGLPYRIHVNQRTVAILLSLQEGFKVDIRGKTELKGKGVEDTYWLVGREGFTKPIPTPPDLLPGASNHGISLDEIPAERRRKLEKARPGQVLK, from the exons ATGCGGCCGCGCGGGGGAGGGGCCGCGGACGCTGCCCACCCTGGAGGCGCCGGGACCTCCCACGGTGGTGGCACCGGGACCTCCCATGGGGACATCTCCAATGGTGGCATCTCCAATGGGGACATCTCCCATGGGGACATCTCCAATGGTGGCATCTCCCAGGACATCACCTCCCATGGTGACATCTCCAATGGGGACATCTCCAATGGTGGCATCTCCAATGGGGACATCTCCCATGGGGACATCTCCAATGGTGGCATCTGTGATGGGGACATCTCCAATGGTGGCATCTCCAATGGTGGCATCTCCAATGGGGACATCTCCCATGGGGACATCTCCAATGGTGGCATCTCCCAGGACATCACCTCCCATG TGGTGGCATCTCCCGTGGGGACATCTCCAATGGTGGCATCTGTGATGGGGACATTTCCAATGGTGGCATCTCCCAGGACATCACCTCCCATGGTGGCACCCGCAACAGGGACATCTCCAGCAGTGGTGGCACCTCCCATGGGGACATTTCCAATGGTGGCATCTCCACGGCTTCAGCTTCTACG GGACATTTCCAATGGTGGCATCTCCCATGGTGGCATCTCCCACGGCTTCAGCTCCTACGGTGGTGGCACCTGCAATGGGGACATCTCCAGCAGTGGTGGCATCTCCCATGACATCACCTCCCATGGTGGCACCTCCCATGGTGGCACCTGCACCAGACACATCTCTGACAGTGGTGCCATCTCCCATGGTGACATCTTCTCCCGTGGTGGCATCTCCCGCAGGGACATTTCCAATGGTGGCATCTTCCACAGGGACGTCTCCAGCAGTGGTGACACCTGCCATGGTGGCATCTCCAATGGTGGCATCTACCATGGTGACGTTTCCTACAGTGACGTCTCCAGCATTGGTGGCATCTCCCATGGTGGCATCACTTCCCACAGTGACATTTCCCACAGGGACATCTCCAGCAGTGGTGGCATCTATCATGGTGGCATCTCCCATGGCATCATCTCCCACAGGGACATTTCCTACAGTGACGTCTCCAACAGTGATGGCACCTCCAGCAGTGGTGGCATCTCCCATGACATCATCTCCAATGGTGGCATCTCCCATGGTGGCATCTCCCATAGCATCATCTCCCACAGGGACATCTCCCATGGTGGTGGCTCCTCTCATGGCATCATCTCCCATGGTGACAACTCCTTCCACAGTGACATCTCCAATGGTGACATCTCCCACGGTGGTGGCTCTGCTCATGGTGACACTTCCCATGGTGGCACCTGCAGAGGTGACACCTCCCACGGTGACAATTCTCATGGCGATGACACTTGCCACGGTGGTGGCTCCTCTCATGGTGACATCTCCCATGGTGGCACCTCCAAAAGTGACAACACATCCCGTGGTGGCATCTCCAGTGGTGGCATCTCCAGTGGTGGCATCTCCCGTGGTGACACCAGCCACAATGACGTTTTCCATGGTGGTGGCACCTGTCACGTCATGACCCCCCATGGTGGCACCTCCCATGGTGGTGGCACCTCTAAGGGTGACACCTCCCACATGGACGTCTCCAGCAGTGACACCTGCAATGGTGACATCTGCCACTGTGGTGGCACCTCCCGTGGTGGTGGCATCTCCAACGGTGGCATCTCCAACAGGGACATTTCTTGTGGTGGTGGCACCTCCCACAGTG GGACATCTCCCATGATGGTGCCACTGCCCACGATGGTGACACCTCCCACAGTGACACCTCCCATGGTGGTGGCATCTCCCATGGCTTTGACACCTCCCACAATGACATTTCTGAGGACTTGGGCACTTGCCATGGCTTTGCCACCTCCCGTGGTGGTGGCACCTCCAACACTGACACCTCCCATGGTGGTGACATCTCCCATGGCTTTGCCACCTCCCACGGTGGTGGCACCTCCAACAGTGACACCTCCCATGACAGTGACACCTACCATGATGATACCTCCAACAGTGACATC CTTTGCCACCTCCTGTGgcttccccctctcccccatCTTCACCCCCTCCACCcaccccttcctcctcctcctcctcctcctcctcctcgttgTCCCC CCCTCCTTGGCCGCCACCTTCAAGGTCGGCGTCCTCGGTCCCTGGAGCTGCGACCCCGTCCTGGCCCGGGCCCTGCCGGACGTGGCCTCGCGTTTGGCCGTGGCGCGGCTCAACCGCGACCCCGCGCTGACCGCCGGCTACTGGTGGGACTCCGTGGTGATGTCCGAGCCCTGCTCCACGCCCCAGGCCGTGGCCGGAGTGGTCAGCGCCGAGCGTTACGCCAGCGCCATCGTGGGTCCTCTCAACCCGGCCGCCTGCGGCGCCGCCGGACTCTTGGCCGCCGCTTGGAACAAACCTTTGGTGTCCTGGACGTGCGGAGCGGCCGGAGCGGCCGGAGGAGCCGCGGTCACTCTGCTGCGGCCGCTGCCCGCTCCGGCCGCCGTGCTGCACGCCGTGCTGCGCTACTTCCGCTGGGCCCACGTGGCCGTGGTGGCCGCGCCGCAGGACCTGTGGGTGGACACGGGGCAGGAGGTGGCCAAGGAGTTGAGGGCCAAAGGGTTGCCGGTCACTGTGGTCACTGTGGccggagaggaggaggaggaggcggaggaggCGCTGAGGAGGGTCCAGAGGGCGGACGGGGTCAGAG TGGTGCTGATGTGCATGCACTCGGTGCTCCTGGGCGGCCGCGAGCAGAAGGTCCTCCTGGAGAAGGCCGAGGACCTGGGCATGACCGACGGCACCTTCGTCTTCATCCCGTACGACGCGCTGACCTTCGCGCTGCCCTACCGCCGCGTGCCCTACCCCGTGCTGGCCAACAACACCAAGCTGCGCCTGGCCTACGACGCCGTGCTCACCGTCACCATCGACTCGCCCGACGCCTCCTTCCACG GCCTGGATGAGGCCAAGAAGGCCTACGAGGTCCCCGCCGACCTCGACCCCGCTGAG GTCCACCCTCTCTTCTCCACCATCTACAACTCCATCTACTTCCTGGCCACGGCGGTGGAGGCCGCGCGCCGCAGCGGCCGCTGGGTGATGGGCACCAGCGTGGCCGACCACGCCCGCGACTTCCAGCTCCAGGGCTTCTGCCAGACCTTCACCGTGGACCAGGACGGCGCCGTCTCGGTGCCCTACGTGGTGCTGGACACGGACGGCAAGGGCCACCACCTGTGGGCGGTCTACGGGCTGGAGCCGGGCACGCGCGGCCTCAGCTACCGCAGCCACAGCCCCCACtggccccacagctccagcccggCCACCGACGCCGGCTGCTGGTTCGACTCCGGCGCCATCTGCAACGGCG ggaTGGACGCCGGCTTcgtcttcttcctcttcctcctcatcgCCGCCCTCGGCGCGGCCGGCGCCGCCCTGGCCTGCCACATCAG GCGCCGCATTCTGCAGGCTCAGCTCATGAAGGGCCCCAACAAAATCATCCTGACCATGGAGGACCTGACCTTCATCAAcacccagagcagcaaacaG GtggacagcagccaggccagcctgGCCGGCCAGAGCGGGGGAGGGGACACCAAGAgcggccccggcagcgccaCCCCCGGCCCCGACACCACCAACGTGGCCGTGGCCGAG GATAACGCAGCAGCGAAGGGCAGCAGCAAcctccccctgctgctgctgctctttaaCCAGCAGGGCCTTGTCGCCTCCGTGCAG GGTGACTGGGTGTGGCTGAAGAAGTTCCCGGGTGACCAACACACGGAGGTGAAACCGGCCACCAAGCTGACCTTCTGCAAg cTGCGGGACCTGCGTCACGAGAACGTGAACCTGTTCCTGGGCTTCTTCCACGACTGCGGCATCTTCGCCATCGTGTCGGAGCACTGCTCGCGCGGCAGCCTCGAGGACCTGCTGCGCAACGAGGACATGAAGCTCGACTGGATGTTCAAGTCCTCGCTGCTCATCGACCTCATCAAG GGCGTGCGGTACCTGCACCACCGGGACGTGGTGCACGGGCGGCTCAAGTCGCGGAACTGCGTGGTGGACGGGCGCTTCGTGCTCAAGGTCACCGACCACGGCTACAACCAACTGCTGGAGGCGCAGCGCgtgccggccccgcccccgcagCCTCACG AGCGGCTGTGGACGGCGCCGGAGCTGCTGCGGGACGAGGCCCTGGAGCGCCGGGGCTCCTTCCGGGGCGACGTCTACGGCATCGGCATCATCATGCAGGAGGTGATCTGCAGGAGCCCCCCCTACTGcatgctggggctgccccccgAAG AGATCATCGAGAAGGTCCAGCGGCCGCCCCCCCTGTGCCGCCCCGCGGTCTCGGCCGACCAGGCCCCGCTGGAGTGCATCCACCTGATGAAGGAGTGCTGGAGCGAGCAGCCCGAGAAGAGACCCACCATCGACCAGGTGTTCGACCAG TTCAAGGGCATCAACAAGGGCCGCAAGACCAACATCATCGACTCGATGCTGCGCATGCTGGAGCAGTACAGCAGCAACCTGGAGGACCTGATCCGCGAGAGGACCGAGGAGCTCGAGATCGAGAAGCAGAAGACCGACAAGCTCCTGACCCAGATGCTGCCGCC GTCGGTGGCCGAGGCGCTGAAGATGGGGACGCCGGTGGAGCCCGAGTACTTCGAGGAGGTGACGCTGTACTTCAGCGACATCGTGGGCTTCACCACCATCTCGGCCATGAGCGAGCCCATCGAGGTGGTGGACCTGCTCAACGACCTCTACACCCTCTTCGACGCCATCATCGGCTCCCACGACGTCTACAAG GTGGAGACCATCGGCGACGCCTACATGGTGGCCTCGGGGCTGCCCAAGCGCAACGGGAACCGGCACGCCGGCGAGATCGCCAACATGTCCCTGGACATCCTCAGCTCCGTCGGCACCTTCAAGATGCGCCACATGCCCGAGGTGCCCGTGCGCATCCGCATCGGGCTGCACTCGG GGCCGTGCGTGGCGGGTGTGGTGGGGCTGACGATGCCCCGGTACTGCCTGTTCGGGGACACCGTCAACACCGCATCACGCATGGAGTCCACCGGGCTGC cCTATCGCATCCACGTGAACCAGCGCACGGTCGCCATCCTGCTCTCGCTGCAGGAGGGGTTCAAGGTCGACATCCGCGGCAAGACCGAGCTCAAG